From the uncultured Trichococcus sp. genome, one window contains:
- the yidA gene encoding sugar-phosphatase — MSIKLIAIDIDGTLVDPEFKITPEVKAAITEAREQGVKIVLCTGRPFPGVKRYIKELELDQDEDYVITYNGSLVLSTATNEVLVSHTLDYSDFVRINELADKFNVHTHGIDSEAIYTANKDISIFTTRESFITTMPIRYRSLAELPEDKLFTKIMFIDQPELLERLIPAIPAQFHEDYVIVRSEPHFLEVLNKDAGKASALVELAALLNIDAENIMAIGDNENDLSMIEYAGVGVAMGNAVDKVKEAADFVTKSNAESGVAHAIRTYLNK, encoded by the coding sequence ATGAGCATCAAATTAATCGCCATCGACATCGACGGCACATTGGTAGACCCGGAGTTCAAGATCACCCCGGAAGTAAAAGCAGCCATCACGGAAGCACGTGAACAAGGCGTCAAAATCGTACTCTGCACCGGCAGACCGTTCCCGGGCGTCAAGCGTTACATCAAAGAATTGGAATTGGATCAGGATGAAGATTACGTCATCACCTACAACGGCTCTTTGGTTCTGTCCACCGCTACAAATGAAGTACTCGTGTCGCATACGTTGGATTACAGCGACTTCGTCAGAATCAACGAATTGGCCGATAAATTCAATGTGCACACGCACGGAATCGACAGCGAAGCCATCTATACCGCAAACAAAGACATCAGCATCTTCACGACACGCGAGTCTTTCATCACGACGATGCCGATCCGCTATCGTTCGCTGGCTGAATTGCCGGAAGATAAATTGTTCACGAAAATCATGTTCATCGATCAGCCCGAGCTGTTGGAAAGATTGATTCCAGCAATTCCAGCGCAGTTCCACGAGGACTATGTGATTGTCCGCAGCGAACCGCATTTCCTGGAAGTGCTGAACAAAGATGCCGGTAAAGCCAGTGCTTTGGTCGAATTGGCTGCGTTGTTGAATATTGATGCCGAAAATATCATGGCCATCGGCGACAACGAGAACGACCTGAGCATGATCGAATACGCAGGCGTCGGTGTTGCGATGGGCAATGCCGTCGACAAAGTGAAGGAAGCTGCGGATTTCGTCACCAAATCGAACGCTGAAAGCGGCGTGGCGCACGCAATCCGGACTTACTTGAATAAATAA
- a CDS encoding aminotransferase class I/II-fold pyridoxal phosphate-dependent enzyme: MALTTNELFSRIKPSQIREFDELFRSVEDCIPMTIGEPDFDMPENVKQAAIKAIEDNASHYAHTSGEIGVRKAVSEFLEKQYDLHYDPETEIVMTVGATEGLFAAAFGLLNPGDQVIIPSPFFPLYSYAVELNRGECILVDTSDTGFLMTPELLHKTMAENKNVKALFLNYPSNPTGATYTKEELTALADAIKQYDIFVLSDEIYSEITYGEKHTSIATLLRDRTILFQGASKAFAMTGWRVGVLAADAKWMKTLFLAHQQLVTTGVTVSNRAAEEAFRNSAPDVEKMRSEYEKRRNILVPALQEAGFEVPALKGAFYAFAKIPAKFGTDDKAFCREIGMNAKVGMLPGSIFGPGGEGYVRMSYALSTDMVAEAAERLKTYIASK; this comes from the coding sequence ATGGCTTTGACAACGAATGAACTATTTTCCCGCATCAAACCTTCGCAGATCCGCGAATTTGATGAATTATTCCGCAGCGTGGAAGACTGCATTCCGATGACGATCGGGGAACCGGATTTTGATATGCCCGAAAACGTCAAGCAAGCCGCCATTAAGGCGATCGAAGACAATGCGTCCCATTATGCCCACACTTCCGGTGAAATCGGCGTCCGGAAAGCAGTCAGCGAATTCCTGGAAAAGCAATATGATCTGCACTACGATCCCGAAACGGAGATAGTGATGACGGTGGGTGCCACTGAAGGGCTGTTCGCAGCGGCTTTCGGCTTGTTGAACCCGGGCGATCAGGTCATCATCCCGTCGCCATTCTTTCCATTATACAGTTATGCGGTGGAACTGAACCGCGGCGAATGCATCCTCGTCGATACTTCCGACACCGGGTTTTTGATGACACCGGAGCTGCTGCACAAGACGATGGCCGAAAACAAAAATGTCAAAGCGCTCTTTTTGAACTATCCGAGCAATCCGACCGGCGCTACCTATACAAAGGAAGAACTGACGGCTTTGGCCGATGCAATCAAGCAGTACGACATCTTTGTGCTGAGCGACGAAATCTACAGCGAAATCACCTATGGGGAAAAGCATACGTCGATCGCGACCCTGCTGCGCGACCGTACGATTTTGTTCCAAGGGGCTTCGAAAGCTTTTGCGATGACGGGCTGGCGTGTGGGTGTGCTCGCAGCGGATGCGAAATGGATGAAGACCTTGTTCTTGGCCCATCAGCAATTGGTGACGACCGGCGTAACGGTTTCCAACCGTGCTGCTGAAGAGGCGTTCCGCAATAGTGCGCCGGATGTCGAAAAGATGCGTTCCGAATATGAGAAAAGAAGAAACATCCTCGTTCCCGCTTTGCAGGAAGCCGGGTTTGAGGTTCCCGCACTGAAAGGGGCCTTCTACGCTTTTGCGAAGATTCCGGCGAAGTTCGGTACGGACGACAAGGCCTTCTGCCGCGAAATCGGCATGAACGCCAAAGTGGGCATGCTGCCGGGATCGATCTTCGGACCCGGCGGAGAGGGCTATGTCCGCATGAGCTACGCGCTGAGCACGGACATGGTCGCTGAGGCGGCTGAGCGCCTGAAGACCTACATCGCCTCCAAATAG
- a CDS encoding HD domain-containing protein — protein sequence MSTHYTAELLPKEKVFRDPVHDYIHIQYRIIMDLINAPEFQRLRRIKQLGTSSYTFHGAEHSRFNHSLGVYEIARRICDKFVRNYPSKEPGDGLWDDRERLVTLCAALLHDIGHGPFSHTFEKIFDTDHEAITIEIITSPDTEINRILQRVGPDFPNQVAAVIAKTYDNPQVVQLISSQIDADRMDYLLRDAYYSGVTYGNFDLTRILRVIRPYENGIAFDISGMHAVEDYIVSRYQMYMQIYFHPVSRGMEVVLSHLLKRAKDVYLDEQAEFRHTATFLTPFFKQTWTLKDYLRLDDGVLTTYFNHWLDEKDPILNDLAYRFVNRHPFKSVRYTKGRDDATLERMSALIERMGFNRGYYTAVNNSYDLPYDLYRPNQATTRTQIELVQKNGSFLELSQASSIVSALTGKVRGDERFYFPREITHGDEEAGINLFESLSQEFSTFFENDEILPPQQTGGTL from the coding sequence TTGAGTACACACTATACCGCGGAATTATTGCCGAAAGAAAAAGTATTTCGCGACCCTGTCCATGATTACATCCATATCCAATATCGGATCATCATGGACCTGATCAATGCACCCGAATTCCAGCGTTTGCGCCGGATCAAGCAATTAGGGACTTCTTCCTATACTTTCCACGGCGCCGAACACTCCCGCTTCAATCATTCTTTGGGAGTCTACGAAATCGCCCGCCGGATCTGCGATAAATTTGTCCGGAATTACCCCAGCAAAGAGCCCGGGGACGGCCTTTGGGACGACCGGGAGCGGCTCGTGACGCTTTGCGCCGCTTTGTTGCACGACATCGGCCATGGTCCGTTCTCGCATACTTTCGAAAAGATATTCGATACGGATCATGAAGCCATCACAATCGAGATCATCACCTCCCCTGACACCGAAATCAATCGGATTCTGCAGCGGGTCGGTCCTGATTTCCCGAATCAAGTTGCCGCCGTCATCGCCAAGACCTACGATAACCCGCAAGTGGTGCAACTGATTTCCAGCCAAATCGATGCGGACCGGATGGATTACCTGCTGCGCGACGCCTATTATTCCGGCGTCACTTACGGCAATTTCGACCTGACGAGGATCCTGCGTGTCATCAGGCCTTACGAAAACGGGATCGCCTTTGACATTTCCGGCATGCATGCGGTGGAGGATTATATCGTCAGCCGCTATCAGATGTATATGCAGATCTACTTCCATCCAGTTTCCCGCGGCATGGAGGTCGTTCTCAGCCATCTGTTGAAACGGGCGAAGGATGTCTATTTGGATGAACAAGCCGAATTCCGCCATACCGCCACATTCCTGACGCCGTTCTTCAAACAGACTTGGACGCTGAAAGATTACTTGCGTTTGGATGACGGGGTCCTGACAACCTACTTTAACCATTGGCTCGACGAAAAGGATCCGATTCTGAACGATCTGGCCTATCGTTTCGTCAACCGGCATCCTTTCAAATCGGTCCGCTACACAAAAGGACGCGATGATGCTACACTGGAACGCATGAGTGCACTCATTGAGCGCATGGGCTTCAACCGGGGCTACTATACTGCGGTAAACAATAGTTATGACCTGCCGTATGACCTGTACCGGCCGAACCAGGCCACCACCCGGACCCAGATTGAGCTTGTCCAGAAAAACGGCAGTTTCCTGGAGCTTTCGCAAGCAAGTTCGATCGTATCGGCTTTGACGGGCAAAGTCCGCGGGGATGAGCGTTTCTACTTCCCACGCGAAATTACCCACGGCGACGAGGAAGCGGGCATCAACCTGTTCGAGTCCTTATCGCAGGAGTTTTCAACTTTTTTCGAGAATGATGAAATTTTACCACCCCAACAAACAGGAGGCACACTATGA
- a CDS encoding DUF1934 domain-containing protein gives MSLKEGMPIEFQLETLVKQEGEQESFLYEGMGQIVEMGNWLYLRYIEAETAVPVTFKLSREGKMTIIRRMEQTSRMTFDAEGKGMAMVPTPAGLMEIETITHEMLLEFKEKPFAGKVTLHYELQLNEQKLGDYRIELQFTT, from the coding sequence TTGTCTTTAAAAGAAGGAATGCCCATCGAGTTCCAATTGGAAACGCTGGTGAAGCAAGAAGGGGAGCAGGAAAGCTTCCTATATGAAGGAATGGGCCAAATTGTGGAAATGGGCAATTGGCTTTATCTGCGGTATATCGAAGCTGAAACGGCTGTCCCGGTCACGTTCAAACTGTCCCGTGAAGGGAAAATGACGATCATCCGCAGAATGGAACAGACGAGCCGTATGACCTTCGATGCAGAAGGAAAAGGCATGGCTATGGTCCCGACGCCGGCCGGATTGATGGAAATCGAAACGATTACCCATGAAATGTTGCTGGAGTTCAAGGAAAAGCCGTTTGCCGGAAAAGTGACTTTGCATTATGAACTCCAATTGAATGAACAAAAATTGGGAGATTATCGAATTGAATTGCAATTTACCACCTGA
- a CDS encoding helix-turn-helix transcriptional regulator, with protein sequence MDNHSAGFGKTLLRIRKNKRYSQQYMAENKIHQSTYSKMERDLIEPTLGNYRHLLSRLDMSDEEFHYIMNEYNHSEKEQLVTAFMNLSFNDVSLLKEIREKALNYLGVHTDYIISDIVHLTDALIILAKTGDILGARKEALPVWARLEKLDGWYLVELRMINAMLFLFPIDEAILISGTAFAQIQKYAGHPSATKIAVSLRYNLCLLLLKNRRYEETIACIDELIPAAKEAGSYRHLSVCYLRKGLALAKTGNQAEGHLLIDQAFRLIEAADDQAFKANLENEYNLLKEAASR encoded by the coding sequence ATGGACAATCATTCTGCGGGGTTCGGCAAGACCCTCCTAAGGATACGAAAAAACAAACGCTATTCCCAACAGTACATGGCAGAAAACAAAATCCACCAATCGACCTATTCCAAGATGGAACGGGATCTGATTGAACCGACGTTAGGAAACTATCGTCATCTTTTGAGCAGGCTGGACATGTCCGATGAAGAGTTCCATTACATCATGAACGAATACAATCATTCCGAAAAGGAACAGTTGGTGACGGCTTTCATGAACTTGTCCTTCAACGATGTCTCTTTATTGAAGGAAATCCGGGAGAAAGCTCTGAACTATTTGGGGGTCCATACCGATTACATCATCTCGGACATCGTCCATCTGACGGATGCGTTGATCATTCTAGCCAAGACCGGAGATATTCTGGGAGCCCGCAAAGAAGCGCTGCCGGTTTGGGCAAGGCTCGAGAAGCTTGACGGCTGGTATTTGGTGGAATTGAGGATGATCAACGCGATGCTGTTTCTGTTCCCCATCGACGAAGCCATCCTGATTTCCGGGACCGCATTCGCTCAGATACAAAAATATGCCGGTCATCCTTCGGCAACCAAAATCGCCGTCTCCTTGCGCTACAACCTGTGCTTATTGCTTTTGAAGAACAGACGCTATGAAGAGACGATTGCCTGTATTGATGAACTTATCCCGGCTGCAAAGGAAGCGGGCTCCTACCGGCATTTGTCTGTCTGCTACCTCAGAAAAGGCCTTGCCTTAGCGAAGACGGGCAATCAAGCGGAAGGCCATCTGCTGATCGACCAGGCCTTCCGCTTGATTGAAGCGGCGGACGATCAGGCCTTCAAAGCCAATCTCGAAAATGAATACAATCTTTTGAAAGAGGCGGCCTCTAGATGA
- the rpoE gene encoding DNA-directed RNA polymerase subunit delta, with protein sequence MKLKQLDGTSKNELSMIEVAHAIFEENGDVLDFNQLLVQIQDYLEMSEEELESKMTRFYTDLNIDGSFISLGENRWGLRSWYPIDSIDEEILSSIDEDEVKVRRKKRKKLNAFATSEDDDDVIDYNDDDPEDIDVADEDEEIDVDEDEVDEVDAVDITDDDDDITSGIEEDLTLIIEDEDLDEEEEFEEEEEFVAEEKDEAE encoded by the coding sequence TTGAAATTGAAGCAATTAGATGGTACTAGCAAAAACGAATTGTCAATGATAGAAGTTGCACACGCAATTTTCGAAGAAAACGGTGACGTACTGGACTTTAACCAATTATTGGTTCAGATACAGGACTATCTTGAAATGTCGGAAGAAGAATTGGAAAGCAAGATGACACGTTTCTACACTGACTTGAACATTGATGGCAGCTTTATTTCTTTAGGAGAAAATCGTTGGGGATTGCGTTCGTGGTATCCGATTGATTCAATCGATGAAGAGATTCTTTCCAGTATCGATGAGGACGAAGTGAAAGTCCGCCGCAAGAAACGCAAGAAGCTGAATGCATTCGCCACATCGGAAGATGATGACGATGTGATCGACTACAACGATGACGATCCGGAAGATATCGATGTCGCTGACGAAGATGAAGAGATCGATGTGGATGAGGATGAAGTCGATGAAGTCGACGCTGTTGATATCACGGATGACGATGATGACATCACGAGCGGCATCGAAGAAGACTTGACCTTGATCATCGAAGATGAAGATCTTGATGAGGAAGAAGAGTTCGAAGAGGAAGAAGAGTTCGTTGCGGAAGAAAAGGACGAAGCAGAATAA
- a CDS encoding 2-hydroxymuconate tautomerase, translating to MKMPYVHIELLEGRSDEQKQGLMRDVVDAVVKNANVSPESVHVILNEISKQHLTKNGEFIGEKA from the coding sequence ATGAAGATGCCATATGTTCACATCGAATTGCTGGAAGGCAGAAGCGACGAGCAGAAACAAGGATTGATGCGTGATGTCGTAGATGCTGTCGTAAAAAACGCTAATGTATCGCCGGAGAGCGTACACGTGATCCTGAATGAGATCTCGAAACAACATTTGACCAAAAACGGCGAATTCATAGGCGAAAAAGCTTAA
- a CDS encoding lipoate--protein ligase family protein, protein MKNHLKNNIYHIYDTSNGAFGIDPLSHFALGDALIRLVGNAEAPAALHFWPMEKLVILGMMDTRLPHLEDGLRYLRSIPTDIVVRNAGGLAVVADEGILNFSLVLPETENAKLSIHDGYVLMKELVEQTFSDSEQVIEAFEISDSYCPGDFDLSINGKKFAGIAQRRFKNGVAIMIYMSVTGNQQQRGEMIRRFYEEGLQGEETRWHFPAVDPASMANLAELLGKPLTVADVKQRILSVFTNNGNTLLPGEYNERLMAEYETAYAKMKKRNEQVNQEQQPQAD, encoded by the coding sequence ATGAAAAACCATTTAAAAAACAACATTTACCATATCTACGATACTTCAAATGGAGCATTCGGCATTGACCCCCTCTCGCACTTCGCGCTGGGCGATGCTCTGATCAGATTGGTCGGGAACGCTGAAGCTCCGGCAGCCTTGCATTTTTGGCCCATGGAAAAACTGGTCATACTGGGCATGATGGACACGCGCCTGCCCCATCTGGAGGACGGCCTGCGTTACTTGAGGAGCATCCCGACTGATATCGTCGTCCGCAACGCCGGCGGATTGGCTGTTGTAGCCGATGAGGGGATCCTGAACTTCTCCTTGGTGCTTCCTGAAACCGAAAATGCCAAACTCAGCATCCATGACGGTTATGTCCTTATGAAAGAACTGGTTGAACAGACTTTTTCCGATTCCGAACAGGTGATTGAAGCCTTCGAAATCAGCGACTCCTATTGTCCGGGCGACTTCGACCTGAGCATCAACGGCAAAAAATTCGCCGGCATCGCGCAGCGCCGTTTCAAAAACGGCGTCGCCATCATGATCTATATGAGCGTGACCGGCAATCAGCAGCAGCGCGGAGAAATGATCCGCCGCTTCTACGAAGAGGGACTGCAAGGCGAAGAGACCCGCTGGCATTTCCCGGCCGTCGATCCCGCTTCCATGGCGAACTTGGCTGAATTGCTGGGCAAACCGTTGACGGTAGCCGATGTAAAACAACGGATACTGTCCGTTTTCACAAACAACGGCAATACGCTCCTGCCCGGAGAATATAATGAGCGTTTGATGGCGGAGTATGAAACTGCTTATGCGAAAATGAAGAAACGCAATGAACAAGTCAACCAGGAACAGCAGCCACAAGCGGACTGA
- a CDS encoding CTP synthase, with product MTKYIFVTGGVVSSIGKGIVAASLGRLLKNRGLKITIQKFDPYINVDPGTMSPYQHGEVFVTDDGTETDLDLGHYERFIDINLNQYSNVTTGKVYSEVIRKERKGDYLGATVQVIPHITNEIKEKIMRAGETTDSDIVITEVGGTVGDIESLPFLEALRQMRMEVGAENVLYIHTTLIPYLRAAGELKTKPTQHSVKELRSLGIQPNILVVRTEMPLPQHIKNKLASFCDVKPEAVIESRDVETLYQIPLLLQEQNMDQIVCDYLGLSDLPQADMTDWKALVEKVQSLQKTTKIALVGKYVELQDAYLSVAEALKHAGYAHNTEIDIQWINAEEVTTANAQEHLATADGILVPGGFGDRGIEGKIAAIQYARENNVPFFGICLGMQLACVEFARNVVGLEDADSAETNPNCKNNIIDLMPDQENIDEMGGTLRLGLYPCELKEGTLAKELYHNADMVQERHRHRYEFNNAYREALAEKGMVFSGVSPDQRLVEIVELKNHPFYIAAQFHPEFISRPNRPQPIFDGFIAAALKKSL from the coding sequence ATGACTAAGTATATTTTTGTAACAGGCGGGGTAGTATCTTCAATTGGTAAAGGTATCGTTGCGGCGTCACTGGGACGTTTGCTGAAAAACCGCGGATTGAAGATCACGATCCAAAAATTCGACCCTTACATCAATGTGGATCCAGGAACGATGAGTCCTTACCAACACGGAGAAGTGTTCGTCACTGATGACGGCACCGAAACCGATTTGGACTTAGGCCACTATGAGCGTTTCATAGACATCAACTTGAATCAATATTCAAATGTGACGACCGGAAAGGTTTATTCCGAAGTCATCCGTAAGGAACGCAAAGGGGACTATTTAGGGGCTACTGTCCAAGTCATCCCGCATATCACGAATGAAATCAAGGAAAAGATCATGCGTGCCGGCGAAACGACAGATTCGGATATCGTCATCACCGAAGTGGGAGGAACCGTTGGGGATATCGAATCCTTGCCTTTCCTGGAAGCTTTGCGTCAAATGCGCATGGAAGTCGGTGCTGAAAACGTGCTGTATATCCACACGACCTTGATTCCTTATTTGCGCGCAGCCGGCGAATTGAAGACAAAGCCGACGCAACACAGCGTTAAAGAACTGCGCAGTCTGGGTATCCAACCGAACATCCTGGTTGTGCGTACAGAAATGCCGTTGCCGCAACACATCAAAAACAAGCTGGCTTCCTTCTGCGATGTGAAACCTGAAGCGGTCATCGAATCCCGTGACGTGGAAACTTTGTACCAAATCCCGTTGTTGTTGCAGGAACAGAACATGGACCAGATCGTTTGCGATTATCTGGGCCTGTCCGATCTGCCGCAAGCTGATATGACCGATTGGAAAGCGTTGGTAGAAAAAGTCCAAAGCCTTCAAAAAACGACTAAAATCGCGCTTGTCGGAAAATATGTGGAACTGCAGGATGCTTATCTGTCTGTAGCTGAAGCATTGAAGCATGCCGGTTATGCACACAATACGGAAATTGATATCCAATGGATCAACGCGGAAGAAGTGACTACTGCGAACGCACAAGAGCACTTGGCTACTGCAGACGGCATCTTGGTCCCTGGAGGTTTCGGAGACCGCGGCATCGAAGGCAAGATTGCCGCCATCCAATACGCACGCGAAAACAATGTGCCGTTCTTCGGTATCTGTTTGGGTATGCAATTGGCTTGCGTGGAGTTTGCCCGTAATGTTGTCGGCTTGGAAGACGCGGATTCAGCGGAAACAAACCCTAATTGCAAAAACAACATCATCGACCTGATGCCTGACCAAGAGAACATCGATGAAATGGGCGGAACGCTGCGTTTAGGCCTGTATCCTTGCGAATTGAAGGAAGGCACGTTGGCTAAGGAACTTTACCACAATGCGGATATGGTCCAAGAACGTCATCGCCATCGTTATGAGTTCAACAATGCCTACCGGGAAGCCTTGGCTGAAAAAGGCATGGTCTTCTCAGGCGTATCCCCTGATCAACGCTTGGTGGAAATTGTGGAATTGAAGAACCATCCGTTCTATATTGCTGCCCAGTTCCACCCGGAATTCATCTCCCGTCCGAACAGACCGCAACCGATCTTTGACGGCTTCATCGCAGCGGCCTTGAAAAAAAGCCTGTAA